One window from the genome of Geoalkalibacter sp. encodes:
- the fcl gene encoding GDP-L-fucose synthase, whose protein sequence is MNKQAKIFVAGHHGLVGSAIVRRLRAAGYDNLVLRSRAELDLCEQAAVREFFRREKPEYVFLAAAKVGGIVANSTWPADFIYENLAIQTNVIHSAWENGVTRLLFLGSSCIYPKFAPQPMREEHLLTGELEPTNEPYAVAKIAGIKMCQSYNRQHGTHFLSVMPTNLYGPNDNFDLTSSHVIPALMRKVHEAKIHGAPTVEIWGTGTPRREFLHVDDMADACVYVMETPQARLDAQAAPFWNVGTGTDVTIAELAQIICDVVGYQGKLVFNTEKPDGAPRKLLDVRRLQDLGWKARIDLHTGLADTYQWFLQNQHRG, encoded by the coding sequence ATGAATAAGCAGGCAAAAATTTTCGTCGCCGGGCACCATGGGCTGGTTGGCTCGGCCATTGTTCGTCGCCTGCGGGCCGCGGGTTACGACAACCTGGTGCTGCGCTCGCGCGCGGAGCTCGATCTGTGCGAACAGGCGGCGGTCCGAGAATTTTTCCGGCGGGAGAAACCCGAGTATGTGTTTCTCGCCGCCGCCAAGGTGGGGGGCATCGTCGCCAACAGCACCTGGCCTGCCGACTTCATCTACGAGAATCTGGCGATCCAGACCAACGTCATTCACAGTGCCTGGGAAAATGGCGTCACACGCCTGCTGTTTCTCGGATCATCCTGCATCTATCCAAAATTCGCACCTCAGCCCATGCGTGAGGAGCACCTTCTTACCGGCGAACTCGAGCCGACCAACGAGCCCTACGCCGTGGCCAAGATCGCCGGCATCAAGATGTGCCAGTCCTACAACCGGCAGCACGGCACGCATTTTCTCTCGGTGATGCCGACCAATCTTTACGGTCCCAACGACAATTTCGATCTGACCAGCTCGCATGTCATCCCGGCGCTGATGCGCAAAGTCCATGAAGCAAAAATCCATGGCGCGCCGACCGTTGAAATTTGGGGGACGGGTACGCCGCGCCGTGAGTTTTTGCATGTCGACGATATGGCCGATGCCTGCGTGTATGTCATGGAGACGCCGCAAGCCAGGCTCGATGCCCAGGCCGCGCCGTTCTGGAATGTCGGTACGGGCACGGATGTGACCATTGCCGAATTGGCGCAAATCATCTGTGATGTCGTCGGTTATCAGGGCAAACTGGTTTTCAATACGGAAAAACCCGATGGTGCGCCGCGCAAGCTGCTGGATGTGAGGCGCTTGCAGGATCTGGGCTGGAAGGCGCGTATTGATTTGCACACCGGACTCGCCGATACCTACCAGTGGTTTTTGCAAAACCAGCATCGAGGGTGA
- a CDS encoding D-sedoheptulose 7-phosphate isomerase translates to MGEQIDDHFFRHAETLELARKALAPTIVKCTEALTHALRAGNKILLMGNGGSAADAQHFAAELVGRFLRERRALPAIALTTDTSLLTAVANDFGFEQVFKRQVEALARPGDVVVGISTSGNSPNVALALEAARAIGCMTVGLLGRDGGGIAPLVDIALTVPAQQTPHIQEAHITIIHLLCDLVERTLFAEGEK, encoded by the coding sequence CTGGGCGAACAGATCGACGATCATTTCTTCCGTCATGCCGAGACGCTTGAATTGGCGCGAAAGGCGCTGGCGCCGACCATTGTGAAATGCACCGAGGCGCTGACCCATGCCTTGCGGGCCGGCAACAAGATTTTGCTTATGGGCAACGGCGGTTCCGCCGCTGATGCCCAGCATTTCGCCGCCGAGCTGGTGGGGCGCTTTCTGCGCGAGCGCCGCGCGCTACCCGCGATTGCGCTGACCACCGATACTTCGCTGCTGACCGCCGTGGCCAATGATTTTGGTTTCGAGCAGGTGTTCAAACGCCAGGTGGAAGCCTTGGCCCGACCGGGCGATGTGGTGGTGGGCATCTCCACCAGCGGCAATTCGCCCAATGTCGCCCTGGCCCTGGAGGCGGCGCGCGCCATCGGCTGTATGACCGTCGGATTATTGGGTCGAGACGGCGGCGGCATCGCCCCCCTGGTCGATATCGCTCTGACGGTGCCGGCCCAGCAAACGCCCCATATCCAGGAAGCCCATATCACCATCATTCATCTGCTCTGCGATCTGGTGGAGCGCACCCTGTTCGCCGAGGGCGAAAAATGA
- the gmd gene encoding GDP-mannose 4,6-dehydratase produces MSQKTALITGVTGQDGAYLAEFLLKKGYIVHGVKRRASLFNTDRIDHLYQDPHVENRHFILHYGDLTDSTNLIRIIQQVQPDEIYNLAAQSHVAVSFETPEYTANADGVGTLRILEAIRILGLEKKTRFYQASTSELYGLVQEVPQKETTPFYPRSPYAVAKLYAYWITVNYREAYGMYACNGILFNHESPIRGETFVTRKITRAMARIALGLQDCLYLGNMNALRDWGHARDYVEAQWLMLQQEQPEDFVIATGVQVSVRDFVDAAAKELGIKLRWEGEGVDEIGVVESVQDETKVKTSPGTTIVRVDPRYFRPTEVETLLGDPSKAREKLGWTATTSLQELVSEMVRSDLEDAQRDELCRREGFQTFNYHE; encoded by the coding sequence ATGTCGCAAAAAACCGCACTGATCACCGGCGTCACCGGCCAGGACGGCGCCTACCTCGCTGAATTCCTTCTAAAAAAAGGGTACATCGTCCATGGCGTCAAGCGTCGTGCATCGCTGTTCAACACCGATCGCATCGATCATCTCTACCAGGATCCGCATGTGGAGAATCGTCACTTCATCCTCCACTACGGCGATCTGACCGATTCGACCAATCTGATCCGCATCATTCAGCAGGTGCAGCCGGACGAGATCTATAATCTTGCCGCGCAGTCCCATGTGGCCGTGTCTTTTGAAACGCCCGAATACACCGCCAACGCCGACGGAGTCGGCACCCTGCGGATTCTCGAAGCCATCCGCATTCTCGGTTTGGAGAAAAAAACCCGCTTTTATCAGGCCTCGACCAGTGAGCTGTATGGTCTGGTGCAGGAGGTGCCGCAGAAAGAAACCACGCCCTTTTACCCGCGCTCGCCCTACGCTGTGGCCAAGCTCTATGCCTACTGGATCACCGTCAACTACCGCGAAGCCTATGGGATGTACGCCTGCAACGGGATTCTGTTTAACCACGAGTCGCCGATTCGCGGGGAAACCTTCGTCACGCGCAAGATCACTCGTGCCATGGCGCGCATCGCCTTGGGCCTGCAGGATTGCCTTTATCTCGGCAACATGAACGCCCTGCGCGATTGGGGTCATGCCCGCGATTACGTCGAGGCCCAGTGGCTCATGCTGCAGCAGGAGCAACCCGAGGATTTCGTTATTGCCACCGGGGTGCAGGTTTCGGTGCGTGATTTCGTCGATGCCGCCGCCAAGGAGTTGGGCATCAAGCTGCGCTGGGAAGGCGAGGGGGTCGACGAAATCGGCGTGGTCGAATCGGTGCAGGATGAAACAAAAGTCAAGACCTCGCCGGGCACCACGATTGTACGGGTCGATCCGCGCTATTTCCGGCCGACGGAAGTCGAAACCCTGCTCGGTGATCCGAGCAAGGCGAGGGAAAAGCTGGGCTGGACGGCAACGACTTCGCTGCAGGAACTGGTGAGCGAGATGGTGCGCAGCGACCTGGAGGATGCCCAGCGTGATGAACTCTGTCGCAGGGAGGGGTTTCAGACCTTCAACTACCATGAATAA